The Oncorhynchus kisutch isolate 150728-3 linkage group LG20, Okis_V2, whole genome shotgun sequence genome has a segment encoding these proteins:
- the LOC109865876 gene encoding APOBEC1 complementation factor-like isoform X2, translating into MESNQKSGDGLTGMQKEASLRALIQRTGYQLLQENGQRRYGGPPPGWEGPPPERGSEIFVGKLPRDLFEDELVPHCEKFGKIFEVRMMMDFNGDNRGYAFVTFYNKNEAKTAMKQLNNSEIRNGRLLGVCASVDNCRLFVGGIPKSKKREEILMEMKKVTDGVLEVIVYPSAADKTKNRGFAFVEYDSHRAAAMARRKLLPGRILLWGHAIAVDWAEPEVEVDEDTMSTVRILYVRNLMLATTEETIEKEFNSIKPGAVERVKKIRDYAFVHFTQREDAISAMDALNGKLVDGSPVEVTLAKPVDKDNYVRYTRGTGGRGGAVLQGEYTYTLGQVYDPSAAYLGAPVFYAPQIYAAIPNQFRFPIAKGLVGGRGLVRTPSVRGAAGIRGMGGRGYLAYAGLGRGCATYQLKTDKHPEDKLFDLLPGMELTPMNPVKPPGIKHTPQILEDVCQKNNWGQPVYQLHSAIGPDQSQLFLYKVTIPALSTQYPNVHPFTPAKLCTSVDEAKVHAAEHALHTLGLQTEGAEASAAAVAAFPGYTIANTSASVAAAQLKQAVSLHQDMAAYTTYEGYPAFTVATRGDGYGVF; encoded by the exons ATGGAATCTAATCAAAAATCTGGGGATGGACTGACGGGCATGCAGAAAGAGGCCTCGCTGCGTGCGCTCATTCAGCGCACAGGATACCAATTACTGCAG GAGAATGGTCAGAGGAGGTACGGCGGGCCCCCTCCAGGCTGGGAAGGCCCTCCCCCAGAGAGGGGCAGTGAGATCTTTGTGGGGAAGCTGCCAAGAGACCTCTTTGAGGATGAGTTGGTCCCCCACTGTGAGAAA TTTGGGAAAATCTTTGAGGTTCGGATGATGATGGACTTCAACGGCGATAATAGAGGATATGCCTTCGTTACCTTTTACAACAAAAATGAAGCCAAGACGGCCATGAAACAGCTCAATAACTCTGAAATCAG GAACGGAAGGCTCCTGGGAGTGTGTGCCAGTGTGGACAACTGTCGTCTGTTTGTGGGGGGCATCCCCAAATccaagaagagagaggagatccTGATGGAGATGAAGAAAGTAACAGATGGGGTGTTGGAGGTGATTGTTTACCCCAGTGCTGCGGACAAGACCAAGAACAGGGGCTTCGCCTTTGTGGAGTACGACAGTCACCGCGCTGCAGCCATGGCCAGGAGGAAACTACTGCCAG GGAGGATCCTGCTGTGGGGGCACGCCATCGCCGTGGACTGGGCGGAGCCTGAAGTGGAAGTGGACGAGGACACCATGTCAACGGTGAGGATTCTCTACGTGAGGAACTTAATGCTGGCCACTACAGAAGAGACCATCGAGAAGGAGTTCAACAGTATCAAACCAG GTGCTgtagagagagtgaagaagaTCAGAGACTATGCCTTTGTCCATTTCACCCAGAGAGAGGACGCGATAAGCGCAATGGACGCACTGAATGGAAAG CTAGTGGATGGCTCTCCCGTGGAGGTGACCCTGGCTAAGCCGGTGGATAAGGACAACTACGTGCGCTACACCCGGGGTACAGGTGGCCGCGGTGGGGCCGTGCTCCAGGGGGAGTACACCTACACACTGGGCCAGGTGTATGACCCCTCAGCAGCCTACCTGGGTGCCCCCGTGTTCTACGCCCCCCAGATATATGCTGCTATTCCTAATCAGTTCCGCTTCCCCATTGCCAAGGGGCTTGTGGGGGGCCGTGGCCTGGTGCGCACGCCCTCAGTCAGAG GGGCAGCGGGCATACGCGGGATGGGTGGTCGCGGATACCTCGCCTACGCAGGTTTAGGCCGAGGCTGTGCCACCTACCAGCTAAAGACAGACAAGCACCCCGAGGACAAGCTCTTTGACCTGCTGCCAGGCATGGAACTCACGCCCATGAACCCTGTGAAGCCTCCCGGTAtcaaacacacaccacag ATCTTGGAGGATGTGTGTCAGAAGAACAACTGGGGGCAGCCAGTTTATCAGCTTCACTCTGCCATCGGACCTGATCAAAGCCAACTGTTCCTCTACAAAGTCACCATTCCGGCTCTGTCCACCCAATACCCTAATGT gcatCCGTTCACCCCAGCCAAGCTGTGTACATCTGTGGATGAGGCCAAGGTTCATGCTGCGGAGCACGCCCTGCATACCCTGGGTCTGCAGACAGAAGGAGCTGAGGCCTCCGCTGCAGCCGTTGCTGCATTCCCAG GTTACACAATAGCGAACACCTCAGCCTCAGTAGCTGCCGCCCAGCTCAAACAGGCCGTCTCCCTGCACCAGGACATGGCAGCATACACTACCTACGAAGGCTATCCCGCCTTCACCGTGGCAACCCGTGGAGACGGTTATGGAGTGTTCTAG
- the LOC109865876 gene encoding APOBEC1 complementation factor-like isoform X1: protein MESNQKSGDGLTGMQKEASLRALIQRTGYQLLQENGQRRYGGPPPGWEGPPPERGSEIFVGKLPRDLFEDELVPHCEKFGKIFEVRMMMDFNGDNRGYAFVTFYNKNEAKTAMKQLNNSEIRNGRLLGVCASVDNCRLFVGGIPKSKKREEILMEMKKVTDGVLEVIVYPSAADKTKNRGFAFVEYDSHRAAAMARRKLLPGRILLWGHAIAVDWAEPEVEVDEDTMSTVRILYVRNLMLATTEETIEKEFNSIKPGAVERVKKIRDYAFVHFTQREDAISAMDALNGKLVDGSPVEVTLAKPVDKDNYVRYTRGTGGRGGAVLQGEYTYTLGQVYDPSAAYLGAPVFYAPQIYAAIPNQFRFPIAKGLVGGRGLVRTPSVREIYMNVPVGAAGIRGMGGRGYLAYAGLGRGCATYQLKTDKHPEDKLFDLLPGMELTPMNPVKPPGIKHTPQILEDVCQKNNWGQPVYQLHSAIGPDQSQLFLYKVTIPALSTQYPNVHPFTPAKLCTSVDEAKVHAAEHALHTLGLQTEGAEASAAAVAAFPGYTIANTSASVAAAQLKQAVSLHQDMAAYTTYEGYPAFTVATRGDGYGVF from the exons ATGGAATCTAATCAAAAATCTGGGGATGGACTGACGGGCATGCAGAAAGAGGCCTCGCTGCGTGCGCTCATTCAGCGCACAGGATACCAATTACTGCAG GAGAATGGTCAGAGGAGGTACGGCGGGCCCCCTCCAGGCTGGGAAGGCCCTCCCCCAGAGAGGGGCAGTGAGATCTTTGTGGGGAAGCTGCCAAGAGACCTCTTTGAGGATGAGTTGGTCCCCCACTGTGAGAAA TTTGGGAAAATCTTTGAGGTTCGGATGATGATGGACTTCAACGGCGATAATAGAGGATATGCCTTCGTTACCTTTTACAACAAAAATGAAGCCAAGACGGCCATGAAACAGCTCAATAACTCTGAAATCAG GAACGGAAGGCTCCTGGGAGTGTGTGCCAGTGTGGACAACTGTCGTCTGTTTGTGGGGGGCATCCCCAAATccaagaagagagaggagatccTGATGGAGATGAAGAAAGTAACAGATGGGGTGTTGGAGGTGATTGTTTACCCCAGTGCTGCGGACAAGACCAAGAACAGGGGCTTCGCCTTTGTGGAGTACGACAGTCACCGCGCTGCAGCCATGGCCAGGAGGAAACTACTGCCAG GGAGGATCCTGCTGTGGGGGCACGCCATCGCCGTGGACTGGGCGGAGCCTGAAGTGGAAGTGGACGAGGACACCATGTCAACGGTGAGGATTCTCTACGTGAGGAACTTAATGCTGGCCACTACAGAAGAGACCATCGAGAAGGAGTTCAACAGTATCAAACCAG GTGCTgtagagagagtgaagaagaTCAGAGACTATGCCTTTGTCCATTTCACCCAGAGAGAGGACGCGATAAGCGCAATGGACGCACTGAATGGAAAG CTAGTGGATGGCTCTCCCGTGGAGGTGACCCTGGCTAAGCCGGTGGATAAGGACAACTACGTGCGCTACACCCGGGGTACAGGTGGCCGCGGTGGGGCCGTGCTCCAGGGGGAGTACACCTACACACTGGGCCAGGTGTATGACCCCTCAGCAGCCTACCTGGGTGCCCCCGTGTTCTACGCCCCCCAGATATATGCTGCTATTCCTAATCAGTTCCGCTTCCCCATTGCCAAGGGGCTTGTGGGGGGCCGTGGCCTGGTGCGCACGCCCTCAGTCAGAG AAATTTACATGAATGTACCTGTAGGGGCAGCGGGCATACGCGGGATGGGTGGTCGCGGATACCTCGCCTACGCAGGTTTAGGCCGAGGCTGTGCCACCTACCAGCTAAAGACAGACAAGCACCCCGAGGACAAGCTCTTTGACCTGCTGCCAGGCATGGAACTCACGCCCATGAACCCTGTGAAGCCTCCCGGTAtcaaacacacaccacag ATCTTGGAGGATGTGTGTCAGAAGAACAACTGGGGGCAGCCAGTTTATCAGCTTCACTCTGCCATCGGACCTGATCAAAGCCAACTGTTCCTCTACAAAGTCACCATTCCGGCTCTGTCCACCCAATACCCTAATGT gcatCCGTTCACCCCAGCCAAGCTGTGTACATCTGTGGATGAGGCCAAGGTTCATGCTGCGGAGCACGCCCTGCATACCCTGGGTCTGCAGACAGAAGGAGCTGAGGCCTCCGCTGCAGCCGTTGCTGCATTCCCAG GTTACACAATAGCGAACACCTCAGCCTCAGTAGCTGCCGCCCAGCTCAAACAGGCCGTCTCCCTGCACCAGGACATGGCAGCATACACTACCTACGAAGGCTATCCCGCCTTCACCGTGGCAACCCGTGGAGACGGTTATGGAGTGTTCTAG
- the LOC109865539 gene encoding phosphatidylcholine:ceramide cholinephosphotransferase 1: MKKVAQWSTEDVHQWLTNEGMQEYSEAFLHLDGQGLLQLSKADFQTAPLVLVTSDRGRQLLDKLETLRIEHHIEAHKNGHANGHSILTVINEVNGNKPKSNGLINGFHKERVQIHMPEINRSPFPEEWGKTGVACIYAMVCFVCTTIIISVVHERVPPKDATPPLPDKFFDFFDRVDWAFSICEINGMILVSLWLLQLTLLKYRSIVGRRFFFIVGTLYLYRCITMYITTLPVPGMHFKCSPKLFGDWESQMRRVMKMIAGGGLTITGSHHMCGDYLYSGHTVMLTLSYLFIKEYSPKRFWWYHLICWLLCAVGLFCILLAHDHYSIDVVVAYFITTRLFWWYHTMANQQVLKESSQSNFFSRVWWYRIFQYLEQNVTGIVPRNYQMPLSWPPAQWSQVKYSRIDTQCP; encoded by the exons ATGAAGAAAGTGGCCCAGTGGTCAACGGAGGACGTGCACCAGTGGCTGACCAATGAGGGAATGCAGGAATACTCTGAGGCCTTCCTCCACCTGGACGGCCAGGGCCTTCTGCAGCTCTCCAAGGCGGACTTCCAGACGGCCCCTCTGGTCCTTGTCACCTCGGACAGAGGCAGACAGCTTTTGGACAAGTTGGAGACTCTCAGAatagagcaccacattgaagcacATAAAAATGGGCATGCCAATGGACACTCCATCTTGACCGTCATCAATGAGGTAAATGGGAACAAGCCCAAGAGTAACGGTCTGATCAATGGGTTTCACAAGGAACGGGTTCAGATCCACATGCCTGAGATCAACCGTTCTCCGTTCCCTGAAGAGTGGGGGAAGACTGGCGTGGCTTGCATCTACGCCATGGTCTGCTTTGTCTGCACCACCATCATTATCTCTGTGGTCCACGAACGCGTGCCTCCCAAAGACGCTACTCCGCCCCTGCCAGACAAGTTCTTTGACTTTTTTGACCGAGTAGACTGGGCTTTTTCCATATGCGAAATCAACGGCATGATACTGGTCAGCCTGTGGCTTCTACAGTTGACACTGTTAAAATATAG GTCCATCGTTGGTCGACGTTTCTTCTTCATCGTTGGCACACTGTACCTATACAGGTGTATCACCATGTACATAACCACACTCCCTGTgccaggaatgcatttcaagtgCTCTCCTAAG CTGTTTGGTGACTGGGAATCCCAAATGCGGCGAGTCATGAAGATGATTGCAGGAGGAGGCCTCACCATCACTGGCTCGCACCACATGTGTGGGGACTACCTTTAcagtggccacacagtcatgctGACACTCAGCTATCTCTTCATTAAAGAAT ACTCTCCAAAACGGTTCTGGTGGTACCATTTGATCTGCTGGCTGCTATGTGCTGTAGGCCTCTTCTGCATTCTCTTGGCTCATGACCACTACTCCATAGATGTGGTGGTGGCTTACTTCATCACCACACGCCTATTCTGGTGGTACCACACCATGGCCAACCAGCAA GTGCTGAAGGAATCATCGCAGAGCAACTTTTTCTCAAGGGTGTGGTGGTACCGAATTTTCCAGTACCTGGAACAGAATGTCACAGGCATCGTCCCTCGGAACTACCAGATGCCGCTGTCATGGCCACCGGCCCAATGGAGTCAAGTGAAGTACAGCCGTATTGACACACAGTGCCCGTGA